In the genome of Deinococcus sp. QL22, one region contains:
- a CDS encoding HNH endonuclease, producing MRKKYATIWNSEQRRSTLFHRAVAAELLGRPLDSAEVVHHIDGNSLNNSPDNLLVLRSQRHHASLEQYLRRARRGQPTLFPSLPEGIREWSRGTLFQQLQ from the coding sequence ATGCGCAAGAAGTACGCCACCATATGGAATTCGGAGCAGCGCCGCTCAACCCTATTCCACCGTGCCGTAGCGGCTGAATTGCTGGGGCGTCCGCTTGATTCTGCAGAAGTAGTGCATCACATTGACGGCAATTCACTCAACAACAGTCCTGACAATCTGCTGGTATTGCGCAGCCAACGCCATCACGCCTCGCTGGAGCAGTACCTGCGGCGTGCACGTCGTGGACAGCCCACCCTCTTTCCCTCTCTGCCCGAAGGCATCCGGGAGTGGTCAAGAGGTACCCTTTTTCAACAGCTCCAATAA
- a CDS encoding ParA family protein — translation MIITVAGFKGGVGKTTTAVHLAAYLQGLAPTMLVDGDANRSASLWASHDGLPFTVIPEAQAMKYSRQFEHIVIDTGARPNTDELKDLVGGCDLLVLPTNPEAMSLDALLQTTEALQTLGGQYRILLTLVPPSPSKEGEEARSLLESEELPVMRASIRQTSAFRHASAGGVPVYALKGSRAAKVAWLDYERAAQEIVAAIGVRA, via the coding sequence ATGATTATTACCGTGGCTGGATTTAAGGGCGGGGTCGGCAAAACCACTACCGCAGTGCACTTGGCTGCTTACCTTCAAGGTTTGGCTCCCACCATGTTGGTCGATGGCGACGCCAACCGAAGCGCGTCGCTCTGGGCCTCTCATGACGGATTGCCCTTCACCGTCATCCCCGAAGCACAAGCGATGAAATATTCCCGGCAGTTCGAACACATCGTGATTGACACCGGCGCACGTCCCAACACGGACGAGCTCAAAGACCTGGTGGGGGGCTGCGACCTGTTGGTGTTGCCGACCAATCCCGAGGCCATGAGCTTGGATGCCCTGCTGCAAACCACTGAAGCCCTGCAAACTCTGGGAGGTCAATACCGAATCCTGTTGACCCTCGTGCCGCCTTCGCCTTCCAAAGAAGGCGAAGAGGCCCGCAGCCTGTTGGAATCTGAAGAGCTCCCGGTCATGCGCGCCTCTATTCGCCAGACCTCGGCCTTCCGGCATGCCAGTGCGGGGGGCGTTCCGGTCTACGCCCTCAAAGGCTCACGCGCGGCCAAAGTGGCTTGGCTGGATTATGAGCGGGCTGCCCAAGAAATTGTCGCGGCCATCGGAGTTCGTGCGTGA
- a CDS encoding IS5 family transposase (programmed frameshift) — protein sequence MWREEITDEQWQRLEPLLPARFGLGRPYLEHRPIVSGILWVLRTGAPWRDVPERFGKWTTIASRFRRWTAKGLWQQVWAELQRQADRKGQLDWSMHFVDGTVVRAHPCAAGARGGQAEEALGRSRGGFSTKIHLRAEGHGKPMAFVLSGGERHESKYLQPLLEKVPVVRAGRGRPRIRPDRIVGDQGYSYTTVRKYLHSRGIRVTIPRRKDQGSDLCFDPAVYKERNKVERLVNRFKHFRRIATRYDKRARSYQAWLQVAAILLWL from the exons CTGTGGCGCGAAGAAATCACGGATGAACAGTGGCAACGTCTGGAACCCCTCCTCCCAGCCCGCTTCGGTCTGGGACGTCCTTATTTAGAGCATCGACCCATCGTCAGTGGCATCCTCTGGGTCCTCAGAACAGGTGCGCCGTGGCGCGACGTCCCAGAGCGCTTCGGCAAATGGACCACGATCGCCAGTCGGTTCCGTCGCTGGACTGCCAAAGGCCTTTGGCAGCAGGTCTGGGCCGAATTGCAACGCCAGGCTGACCGGAAAGGTCAGCTTGACTGGTCAATGCATTTTGTCGATGGCACTGTAGTTCGAGCACATCCATGTGCTGCAGGCGCACGTGGAGGCCAAGCCGAAGAAGCTCTGGGAAGATCCCGGGGTGGCTTCAGCACCAAGATCCATCTACGTGCAGAAGGGCACGGAAAGCCCATGGCGTTCGTCCTGAGTGGTGGAGAACGGCATGAATCCAAATACCTACAACCTCTGCTGGAGAAGGTGC CTGTGGTACGCGCCGGACGGGGCCGCCCGCGGATTCGTCCTGATCGCATCGTGGGCGATCAAGGCTACAGCTACACCACTGTTCGGAAGTATCTGCACAGCCGTGGCATTCGAGTCACGATTCCCAGGCGTAAAGACCAGGGTTCTGATCTGTGCTTCGATCCTGCTGTCTACAAAGAGCGGAACAAAGTGGAGCGCCTGGTCAACCGCTTCAAACACTTTCGCAGGATCGCGACTCGTTATGACAAACGGGCCCGGAGTTATCAAGCATGGCTCCAAGTGGCGGCGATCCTCTTGTGGCTCTGA
- a CDS encoding helix-turn-helix domain-containing protein, with product MHLAELLKDLVYRLKTGQSISLPPEDEIELHEAAALLRLPPTEVMRLGEIGTLPSRQVGELLLLHREDVLAYQLQQESASDALPENSADYDD from the coding sequence GTGCACCTCGCTGAGCTGCTCAAAGACCTGGTCTACCGGTTGAAGACCGGTCAATCCATTTCCCTTCCCCCTGAAGACGAGATTGAACTCCACGAAGCGGCCGCACTGCTCCGCCTTCCCCCCACTGAAGTCATGAGGCTGGGGGAAATTGGCACTCTCCCCTCTCGTCAAGTCGGCGAGCTGCTGCTGCTGCACCGCGAAGATGTGCTGGCCTATCAGCTCCAGCAGGAGAGCGCATCTGACGCTCTGCCAGAAAATTCGGCTGACTACGACGATTGA
- a CDS encoding tyrosine-type recombinase/integrase, with the protein MTLQLYQGSALNRAKGWNDLLPEERRRRAVEAARDQDAEALWTLTEAYLTLHGASGTSTSPKTLKAYRWAVVKFLTYAGDQAVNLLRATSSDGVRFVRTVEAEGLSPSSTRVQLAGVRLLYAALRWAEATQAAPFSDVKPVRDKTAAWDKRQPYTDAEVQALAEGGDARMRALVLLCAHGGLRISEALALTWNDIQLDARELRVLFGKGGKQRRVVFGETLRTALLALEKEGQVVGGSYPAAVERLQRLCTRTGVPYRGHHALRHAAGTRLMREGASLDDVARHLGHSALETARIYAKWSDESLRRRISNW; encoded by the coding sequence ATGACCTTACAGCTGTACCAGGGTTCTGCACTCAACCGGGCTAAGGGGTGGAATGACCTGTTGCCGGAAGAACGGAGACGCCGGGCTGTTGAAGCGGCCAGAGACCAGGATGCCGAAGCCTTGTGGACCTTGACCGAGGCTTACTTGACCCTGCACGGCGCCAGCGGAACATCGACCAGTCCCAAAACCTTGAAGGCGTACCGCTGGGCAGTCGTCAAATTTTTGACCTATGCGGGTGATCAGGCTGTGAATTTGTTACGGGCGACTTCCAGCGATGGCGTGCGCTTTGTTCGGACGGTAGAAGCTGAAGGGCTCAGTCCGTCCAGTACCCGCGTGCAACTGGCCGGAGTTCGCTTGCTGTACGCGGCGCTTCGCTGGGCGGAGGCCACCCAGGCCGCTCCCTTCAGTGACGTCAAACCAGTCCGAGACAAAACGGCGGCGTGGGACAAACGGCAACCCTACACCGATGCAGAAGTGCAGGCCCTGGCGGAAGGGGGAGACGCCCGCATGCGGGCGCTGGTGCTCCTCTGTGCCCACGGGGGACTTCGGATCAGTGAAGCCTTGGCTCTGACCTGGAACGACATTCAGCTGGATGCCCGCGAGTTGCGGGTGTTGTTTGGCAAAGGCGGCAAACAACGCCGGGTGGTTTTCGGAGAAACCCTGCGAACAGCTTTGTTGGCACTCGAGAAGGAAGGTCAGGTCGTGGGCGGCAGCTATCCAGCCGCCGTCGAACGGTTGCAGCGCCTATGCACCCGGACTGGGGTGCCGTACCGGGGGCATCACGCGCTGAGACACGCCGCTGGCACGCGCTTGATGCGCGAGGGGGCCAGCCTCGACGATGTGGCAAGGCATCTGGGACACTCGGCGCTGGAAACGGCCCGCATCTATGCCAAGTGGAGTGACGAAAGTTTGCGGCGACGAATCAGTAACTGGTAA
- a CDS encoding DUF4209 domain-containing protein, whose amino-acid sequence MTLNEQLSPDFSIDEVCSVLEQLEHASLGTDPQAQQLFSTLKGVAHLVLQPDDERSPFRGGWHPRPEGGVQQGPSSSEEYQWLRSAVDQIRHAGLRARIADLLWLLTHEALFPRKAIDAYMQYAQDRDDTGINASPHDVTDGLRRAAILARQLGKKNPQLDQVLRAVEEGLERHRNDDQYGWYSHALFKVMIRFKRGDPAVLAEQAAAFARRCEELGNWPMARTHWDNVATFHHLSKHSEQAQQAKLAAAEAFTKSARSFIRPGSPPFLAVKELKQAVQALRQARATPKRIQDVLQEIRVLQSTEGEFMQTFSTEIPSDVVVTQQQSGRAQVTGLMLPSALQQLGRLAVLPSLSELKRAAQDTLQSTVFHRLATTNLTDQAGRLQETLSTQEEYLTYQINQQAAMARLLSVIAIDAAVAQLHHDHTIGLHDLAFIVTGNARIPVGHEDSVQRGLWYGLEGDFLAAIPILLPQLEAGLRHLVNTSGVVTSGLDHAEVQQEHTLNALLTEEKYTSVFNQALGELFVFDLRFLLVEKVGENLRNVSAHGLALDGQLNGTSGRYTWAVLLRFFMDGLL is encoded by the coding sequence TTGACCTTGAATGAACAACTGTCCCCTGACTTCTCTATCGATGAGGTTTGCAGTGTGCTTGAACAGCTGGAGCACGCGAGCTTGGGGACTGATCCTCAGGCACAGCAGCTTTTCAGTACCCTGAAGGGTGTCGCTCACTTGGTCTTGCAGCCTGATGACGAACGGTCTCCGTTCAGGGGAGGGTGGCACCCTCGTCCGGAGGGTGGTGTCCAGCAGGGGCCGTCCAGTTCCGAAGAATATCAATGGCTCCGTTCTGCTGTGGATCAAATTCGTCATGCTGGCCTCCGGGCCCGAATTGCTGATTTGCTGTGGCTCCTGACACATGAGGCGTTGTTCCCCCGCAAGGCGATTGACGCGTACATGCAGTACGCCCAAGATCGCGACGACACAGGGATCAATGCTTCTCCACATGACGTCACTGATGGTTTGCGGCGGGCGGCTATTCTGGCCCGGCAACTTGGCAAAAAGAATCCTCAACTGGATCAAGTGTTGCGCGCGGTTGAGGAGGGGCTTGAGCGTCACCGCAATGACGATCAATACGGTTGGTACAGCCACGCCCTTTTCAAGGTCATGATCAGATTTAAGCGTGGAGACCCTGCTGTACTGGCCGAACAGGCCGCTGCTTTTGCCCGTCGCTGCGAAGAGCTCGGAAACTGGCCCATGGCCCGAACACATTGGGACAACGTGGCTACGTTTCATCATCTCTCCAAGCACTCAGAACAGGCCCAACAAGCAAAGCTTGCCGCTGCCGAGGCGTTCACCAAATCCGCGCGCAGTTTTATTCGGCCTGGATCCCCCCCTTTTTTAGCGGTGAAGGAACTCAAGCAAGCCGTACAGGCCCTCCGGCAGGCCAGGGCAACCCCTAAGCGGATTCAAGACGTTCTTCAAGAAATACGCGTCCTGCAGAGTACAGAAGGCGAATTCATGCAGACGTTCTCTACTGAGATCCCGAGCGATGTCGTGGTAACGCAGCAGCAGTCAGGCCGGGCGCAGGTTACAGGGCTCATGCTGCCGAGTGCTCTGCAACAGCTGGGGCGCCTGGCAGTTCTTCCTTCTCTCTCCGAATTGAAGCGCGCTGCTCAAGATACCCTTCAGTCCACTGTGTTTCACCGGCTTGCCACGACGAACCTCACTGATCAGGCTGGACGGTTGCAGGAGACGCTGAGTACTCAGGAGGAGTATTTAACGTACCAGATCAACCAGCAAGCAGCGATGGCCCGGTTGCTGTCCGTAATAGCTATTGATGCGGCGGTAGCACAACTTCACCATGACCATACCATTGGTCTGCATGACCTCGCTTTTATCGTCACCGGTAATGCCCGGATTCCTGTAGGGCATGAGGACAGTGTCCAGCGTGGGCTTTGGTACGGCTTAGAAGGCGACTTCCTTGCAGCAATTCCCATCTTGCTGCCCCAGTTGGAAGCTGGGTTACGGCACCTGGTCAATACAAGCGGCGTCGTTACCTCAGGGCTAGATCATGCTGAAGTACAGCAAGAACACACTCTGAACGCCCTCCTGACAGAGGAAAAGTACACCTCTGTGTTCAATCAGGCACTCGGTGAATTGTTTGTTTTTGACCTGCGGTTTCTGCTCGTAGAGAAGGTTGGAGAAAATCTGCGGAATGTCAGTGCCCATGGGCTCGCGCTGGATGGGCAGTTGAACGGAACTTCGGGACGATACACGTGGGCAGTGTTGCTGCGCTTTTTTATGGATGGATTGCTCTGA
- a CDS encoding AAA family ATPase, whose translation MKLVKIYIRHYKSFNFDYEKKAIPTSKPQDWETIDGQWFPFIPIQFENDITAIVGSNESGKSHLLDAVEIFLSKKPYQMRDFCRYSTLFSVEEGFRRLPDFAGLFEVSTAEKPLLKEFSIPLRTDGNLMLWRVDETNWRAVGSQGDYKELDVLAVERILSLLPIPFRLITDVALPDSVSIAELSASGSTFARSQRNRLFELLKNIRTPEDLQRITPNLLSTLATDSIDTSKTSKNATQNALSKLLLIKIAKIAPSTFDDLSEAIQGGFEGHVNGLVQKINDSLARHLNLSRWWKQDSEFSLRVSPREHELVFTIRDRTGTDYSFNERSTGLRYFLSYFVQLRAHERETGRHEILLMDEPDTYLSAVGQQDLLRVLENYIDQEPDKTEKQVVYVTHSPFLINRNAAHRIRVLDKGKSEEGTRLVKDATRNRYEPLRSSIGAFVAETAFIGGANLFVEGLSDQIYLAGISNYLRNLGKPESELINLNEITIVPAGSASTIPYMLYLARGQDEIKPPCAVLLDSDAAGEDAQKQIQRGGAYRKPLVSNDYVLMLGAWASSSEAFRPTEGVVVRDIEDLIPIKIAVSAARAYAVNFLGLSQEVANDLTEKSVKESIAANKNSLFDGLSRSFKESFGTSLEKVGFAKEVIKLIGIQTPGRRPDGMPDFEANFSSLISHLADLLRQTITDEEDKRRDNRLHRIIDSFLRDYPDSTTRDRAKIVLKDIEATAGESEHGDQIKKVIAGIRREHRLASEPLIPVQSYEDFKQQLSNLKYVERLAHQKEIL comes from the coding sequence ATGAAACTCGTAAAGATCTACATACGCCACTACAAATCGTTCAACTTTGATTACGAGAAGAAGGCCATACCCACATCGAAGCCACAAGACTGGGAGACTATTGATGGACAGTGGTTCCCATTTATTCCAATTCAATTTGAGAATGACATTACCGCCATTGTAGGATCTAACGAGTCCGGCAAAAGCCATCTACTTGACGCAGTCGAAATTTTCTTATCTAAGAAACCATATCAGATGCGTGATTTTTGCCGCTATTCCACATTATTTTCCGTTGAAGAGGGGTTTCGTCGCCTCCCAGATTTTGCCGGTCTTTTTGAGGTTTCCACAGCCGAGAAACCTTTACTCAAGGAGTTTTCTATTCCTCTCAGAACTGATGGAAATCTAATGCTGTGGAGAGTAGACGAAACCAATTGGAGAGCAGTAGGTTCTCAGGGTGACTACAAAGAGTTGGATGTATTAGCTGTCGAGAGGATTTTATCGTTACTGCCCATCCCTTTCCGTTTAATCACTGACGTTGCCCTTCCCGACTCTGTCTCAATTGCTGAATTATCAGCAAGTGGCTCCACGTTCGCCCGCTCCCAGCGCAATCGACTATTTGAGCTGCTCAAAAATATTCGAACTCCCGAGGATTTACAAAGAATTACCCCCAATCTTTTGTCGACACTGGCTACTGATTCTATAGATACCTCTAAAACGTCTAAAAATGCCACACAAAACGCTTTAAGTAAACTTCTTCTTATTAAAATTGCGAAGATTGCACCGTCAACTTTTGATGACTTGTCAGAAGCCATTCAAGGTGGGTTTGAGGGGCATGTCAATGGACTTGTTCAAAAGATTAACGATTCTTTGGCGCGCCACCTTAATCTTTCAAGATGGTGGAAACAAGATTCAGAATTTAGTTTAAGGGTCTCTCCTCGTGAACACGAATTGGTCTTCACCATCAGAGACCGCACTGGGACGGACTATTCTTTCAATGAACGAAGCACTGGACTTAGGTATTTTCTGAGTTACTTTGTACAGCTTCGTGCACATGAGCGTGAAACAGGTAGGCATGAGATTCTTCTTATGGATGAGCCGGATACCTACCTTTCGGCTGTCGGTCAACAAGATCTATTAAGGGTTTTAGAAAATTACATTGATCAAGAGCCTGACAAAACCGAAAAACAGGTAGTCTATGTGACACATTCTCCTTTTCTTATCAATCGTAATGCTGCTCACCGAATACGGGTACTCGACAAAGGCAAATCGGAAGAAGGAACCCGGCTGGTGAAGGATGCCACTCGTAACCGCTATGAGCCCCTACGTTCTTCTATAGGAGCTTTTGTGGCTGAGACAGCTTTTATCGGAGGCGCAAACTTATTTGTTGAAGGGCTATCAGACCAAATCTATCTTGCTGGAATCTCCAATTATCTGCGCAACCTCGGCAAACCAGAATCAGAATTGATCAATCTAAATGAGATCACTATAGTACCGGCCGGTTCTGCTTCGACTATTCCCTACATGCTCTACCTAGCACGCGGTCAAGACGAGATTAAACCCCCTTGCGCCGTCCTTCTGGACTCCGATGCTGCTGGCGAAGATGCCCAAAAGCAGATTCAGAGAGGAGGAGCGTATCGAAAACCTCTGGTATCAAATGATTACGTTCTGATGCTCGGAGCGTGGGCCTCGTCTTCTGAAGCGTTCAGGCCAACAGAGGGTGTGGTCGTTAGAGATATAGAAGACTTGATTCCAATCAAAATAGCTGTTTCGGCTGCACGGGCTTATGCCGTGAACTTTCTAGGCTTGAGTCAAGAAGTCGCAAATGATCTTACGGAAAAGTCCGTAAAAGAGTCGATCGCGGCGAATAAAAACTCACTTTTCGATGGACTTTCTCGAAGCTTTAAGGAAAGTTTTGGGACATCTCTAGAAAAGGTCGGATTTGCAAAAGAGGTAATTAAGCTTATAGGAATCCAGACCCCAGGCCGTCGACCAGATGGCATGCCAGACTTTGAAGCAAACTTCAGCTCCCTGATCTCGCATCTGGCTGATCTCCTGCGTCAGACGATAACTGACGAGGAAGATAAGAGGAGAGATAACAGACTGCATAGAATTATAGATAGCTTTTTACGTGATTATCCGGATTCTACTACTCGAGATCGTGCCAAAATCGTTCTTAAAGACATAGAAGCTACAGCAGGCGAGTCAGAACACGGGGATCAAATAAAGAAGGTGATTGCTGGAATTCGTCGTGAACATCGTTTAGCTTCTGAGCCGTTGATTCCTGTGCAGAGTTATGAAGATTTTAAGCAGCAACTGTCAAATCTTAAATATGTCGAGCGACTCGCCCACCAAAAAGAAATACTATGA
- a CDS encoding restriction endonuclease subunit S, translated as MTKPKRKALPVTIEQKMELDLRIEGGNEEGLPEGWISERLAQLTTKIGSGSTPKGGSEAYKPQGVPLIRSMNIRFEGFKNDGLAYLDDAQAEKLSSVEVRSNDVLLNITGASIGRVTTAPEKMHGARVNQHVAIVRTSECLNPSYLNRFLASPSMQNLITESEAGATRQALTKEKIEGFQIPLPPLPEQLRIADKLDTLLSRVDAGRERLERVPKLIKRFRQSVLSAAVSGELTREWRGGGDAEWEATLLNSLAHSITDGDHQAPPQATSGIPFITISAINDATLRLEKSTRFVPPSYLAALKATRVAKLGDILFSVTGSICIPAIVNTDQPFVFQRHIAIIKPNFSKISGKCLYYFLASPEIRKQGEEMATGTAQPTVSLSSLKAFEIPLPSLPEQAEIVRRVEALFAFADRLEARYASALQSFNRLTPALLDKAFRGELVPQDPNDEPASVLLERIWAQRGASPKAKGGGKVAKAVGEGRTEPKRRGRPPGISTAIPETSSVEEAIRTLETQKLERAQGTRQVSLFGTED; from the coding sequence ATGACCAAACCAAAAAGGAAGGCCTTGCCCGTGACGATTGAACAGAAGATGGAACTTGATTTGAGGATTGAGGGTGGAAATGAAGAAGGGTTGCCGGAAGGGTGGATCAGTGAAAGGCTTGCACAATTGACAACTAAAATCGGCAGTGGATCCACTCCTAAGGGAGGAAGTGAAGCATATAAGCCTCAAGGGGTGCCGCTGATTCGCTCTATGAACATCAGATTCGAGGGCTTCAAGAATGATGGCCTTGCATACCTTGATGACGCCCAAGCCGAAAAATTAAGCTCAGTAGAAGTGAGATCCAACGATGTGCTGTTAAATATCACCGGAGCCTCTATAGGACGCGTGACCACCGCTCCAGAAAAGATGCACGGCGCGAGAGTCAATCAGCACGTTGCTATTGTTCGTACATCCGAATGTTTGAATCCAAGCTATCTCAACCGCTTTCTGGCGTCGCCCAGTATGCAGAACCTCATCACTGAGTCTGAAGCAGGCGCAACACGTCAAGCGTTGACCAAAGAAAAAATAGAAGGATTTCAAATCCCACTTCCCCCCCTCCCCGAGCAACTCCGAATTGCAGATAAGCTCGATACCCTGCTCTCTCGCGTAGATGCAGGTCGGGAACGCCTGGAGCGGGTGCCGAAGCTGATTAAGCGGTTCAGGCAGTCGGTCTTGAGTGCGGCGGTGAGTGGAGAATTGACACGGGAGTGGCGAGGGGGCGGAGATGCGGAGTGGGAGGCAACCCTACTGAATTCTCTGGCTCATTCCATTACTGATGGCGACCATCAAGCGCCTCCTCAAGCAACCAGCGGAATTCCATTTATTACAATTTCAGCAATCAATGACGCCACTCTCAGGCTTGAGAAATCAACCCGTTTTGTGCCTCCAAGCTATTTGGCGGCTTTGAAGGCCACTCGGGTTGCCAAATTAGGGGACATCTTGTTTTCAGTTACGGGTAGCATTTGTATCCCCGCCATTGTTAACACAGATCAACCATTTGTGTTTCAGAGGCACATTGCCATCATAAAACCCAACTTTTCAAAAATATCTGGCAAATGTTTGTACTATTTTCTTGCTAGCCCAGAGATCAGAAAACAGGGTGAGGAAATGGCCACCGGAACCGCCCAACCTACAGTGTCACTCAGTAGTTTGAAGGCATTTGAAATTCCCCTGCCCTCTCTCCCCGAACAAGCCGAAATCGTGCGCCGCGTGGAAGCCCTCTTTGCTTTCGCAGACCGCTTAGAAGCACGCTATGCTTCTGCACTCCAGTCCTTCAACCGTCTGACGCCTGCGCTGCTGGACAAAGCGTTTCGGGGCGAACTCGTGCCCCAAGACCCCAACGATGAACCAGCCAGCGTGCTATTGGAACGCATCTGGGCACAGCGGGGAGCAAGCCCGAAGGCCAAAGGGGGCGGCAAGGTGGCCAAAGCAGTAGGTGAAGGCAGGACAGAGCCCAAGCGGCGTGGACGGCCCCCTGGCATCAGCACTGCCATCCCCGAGACCAGCAGCGTTGAGGAAGCCATCCGCACCCTAGAAACGCAGAAGCTGGAGCGGGCGCAGGGCACGCGGCAAGTGAGCCTGTTTGGAACCGAAGACTGA
- a CDS encoding N-6 DNA methylase: MTQTPTTRDIVQKLWSLCDVLRDDGVTYHQYVTELTYLLFLKMAEETETEEQLPEGYRWNALKILSGVSQLTFYKKLLLHLGTEAGGIVQEIYADAATVIRKPTTLNTLVTAMDNLNWYSTDKESLGDLYEGLLEKNAGEKKSGAGQYFTPRPLIGSIVALMQPTLDDVIQDPAAGTGGFLIEANRYIREHGDRANWTEEQQRKYRRGTFYGMELVQDTHRLALMNLMLHNLDYDPNGAGIRLGDTLGAEGEKIAATAPTLMLSNPPFGTKKGGGMPTRTDFVFPTSNKQFAFLQHIYRALEPGGRAAVVLPDNVLFESGIGKQIRADLMEKCRLHTILRLPTGIFYAQGVKTNVLFFTRGEEDKGNTQEVWVYDMRANMPQFGKRTPFTRDYFADFEAAFGPDPKVGSEALAARIDTGEPGRFRKYTRDQIAERGDSLDISWLKDDSAEQGELPEPAVVAASVIIELDAALEEMRAILLELGESEEVLEAAGVAE; this comes from the coding sequence ATGACGCAGACCCCGACCACCCGTGACATCGTCCAGAAGCTCTGGAGCTTGTGCGACGTCCTCCGCGACGACGGCGTGACGTACCACCAATACGTCACGGAACTTACCTACCTCCTCTTCCTGAAAATGGCGGAGGAAACCGAGACAGAAGAGCAGTTGCCCGAAGGCTACCGCTGGAACGCCCTCAAAATACTGAGTGGGGTCTCGCAACTCACGTTCTACAAGAAACTGCTGCTGCACCTGGGCACCGAAGCGGGCGGCATCGTGCAGGAGATCTACGCCGACGCAGCCACCGTGATCCGCAAGCCCACCACGCTGAACACCCTGGTAACCGCCATGGACAACCTCAACTGGTACAGCACGGATAAGGAGAGCCTCGGTGACTTGTACGAAGGCCTGCTGGAAAAGAACGCCGGTGAGAAGAAAAGCGGTGCAGGCCAGTACTTTACGCCCCGCCCACTGATCGGAAGCATTGTTGCCCTGATGCAGCCCACCCTGGACGACGTGATTCAGGATCCCGCGGCAGGAACTGGGGGATTCCTGATCGAAGCCAATCGGTACATCCGCGAGCATGGCGACCGAGCAAATTGGACTGAGGAGCAGCAGCGCAAGTACAGACGCGGCACCTTTTACGGCATGGAACTGGTGCAGGACACCCACCGGCTCGCGCTCATGAACCTGATGCTCCACAACCTCGATTACGATCCGAATGGTGCGGGCATCCGGCTGGGCGATACCCTGGGCGCAGAAGGCGAAAAGATCGCGGCCACAGCCCCCACGTTGATGCTGTCCAACCCCCCCTTCGGTACCAAGAAAGGGGGCGGCATGCCCACGCGCACCGACTTCGTTTTTCCGACCAGCAACAAGCAGTTTGCCTTTCTACAACACATTTACCGGGCCCTGGAGCCTGGAGGGCGCGCGGCTGTCGTGCTGCCCGACAATGTGCTGTTTGAGAGTGGTATCGGCAAACAGATCCGCGCTGACCTGATGGAGAAGTGCCGCCTGCACACCATTCTGCGGCTCCCCACAGGCATCTTCTACGCGCAGGGGGTAAAGACCAACGTCTTGTTCTTTACCCGTGGAGAGGAAGACAAAGGCAATACGCAGGAAGTCTGGGTCTATGACATGCGGGCCAACATGCCCCAGTTCGGCAAGCGCACGCCGTTTACCCGTGACTACTTTGCGGATTTCGAGGCGGCGTTTGGCCCTGATCCCAAAGTGGGCTCAGAGGCCTTAGCTGCCCGCATAGACACTGGTGAACCAGGGCGCTTCCGCAAATACACCCGCGACCAGATTGCTGAACGCGGCGACAGCCTGGATATCTCTTGGCTCAAGGACGACAGCGCCGAGCAGGGCGAGTTGCCTGAGCCTGCCGTAGTGGCCGCCAGCGTGATCATAGAACTGGACGCTGCTCTGGAAGAAATGCGGGCCATCTTGTTGGAGTTGGGCGAAAGTGAAGAGGTGTTGGAAGCCGCTGGGGTGGCGGAATGA
- a CDS encoding DUF5677 domain-containing protein → MAEPDPKKIGDFVSHSQISEVAEAFRKIAQTAIETKLIVSQSRRDEDVKHIMINMLSYVSRQCTYIAQDVEQPIEKIAWAVRNLFELNLEFRSIQVLQSWKKYIAARARDEVDMLEGILSFADDQETDPAKTLIARIEELKAIAQRNGFDISKRDQTNYRQLAVISGVEQEYLGFYRFYSKFIHPTSWLINASDESKDSFESRNIFYIQGQKYSWDLIFRIKDELDKDE, encoded by the coding sequence ATGGCAGAACCTGATCCCAAAAAAATTGGTGACTTTGTTTCACACTCCCAAATTTCTGAAGTGGCAGAGGCTTTCCGAAAAATTGCCCAAACTGCGATAGAGACCAAACTTATTGTCAGCCAATCTCGGCGAGATGAAGATGTTAAACACATAATGATTAATATGCTTAGCTATGTTTCAAGACAGTGTACATATATTGCTCAAGACGTAGAACAGCCAATAGAAAAAATTGCTTGGGCTGTAAGAAATTTATTTGAACTTAATTTGGAGTTTAGAAGTATTCAAGTTTTGCAAAGCTGGAAAAAGTATATTGCCGCTCGCGCCAGGGATGAAGTTGACATGCTAGAGGGAATATTAAGTTTTGCTGACGATCAAGAGACAGATCCAGCAAAAACACTCATAGCGAGGATAGAAGAGCTTAAAGCAATAGCCCAAAGAAATGGATTCGATATTTCTAAACGTGACCAGACTAATTACCGCCAACTAGCAGTTATAAGTGGCGTCGAGCAAGAATATTTAGGATTTTACAGATTTTACTCAAAATTCATTCATCCCACGTCTTGGCTTATAAATGCTAGTGACGAATCTAAAGATTCTTTTGAATCACGTAACATATTCTACATACAGGGGCAAAAGTACTCTTGGGACTTAATCTTTAGGATAAAGGATGAGTTGGATAAGGATGAATAG